The sequence TTATGATTTCAGGTCAAATTTTCAACGCCATGGCAAACGTGTGATGACGATGTTTCGTGAACGACATTCCAACGTCATGAAAGCCAAGGCGCTTACATGGGCAATATTTGTCATATTATTATTTGGCCACTGTCTGGGTGACATCTCGTCATGgaagaagaggaacgaagaaAGATCTAAGCATTCTGTAGGAGACAGTTGCAGCCATTCCCGAAGGGATGATGGTTCCTATGAGGTGGAATGCTTCCGTCAGGGGAGGTCGGAAAAGAAACAGGATGAATCATTTATCACGTCGTCCTCTCAAGTGGTTCGCGCTCAAGTCTCCCCCGGACGTCATGCCAAAATTCAGTGCTCAGATTTGACCCATTGGGAAGATTTGGATCTCATTGCCGGACTAGATATTGGAAATTGCCCCACGGTTCAGTTTTATTTATGTCCGCTCCCTGCATCCAGTGAGTCTACTGGCAAACGCTCTTTTAAGGAGTTTTTTGATGTTATCGGCGCCAAAAACGTTACGGACTTAGAGTTTCAGTCCTACCTCATGTTGAACGACACGCTAACTGCAAAACACCTGGAGGGGTTGATTGGTCTAAGGAATTTATATCTACGTGACAATGGATTGACCAAACTCCCAGGAAATTTATTCTCCGGTGCACCTGACTTAAAATGGATCGACTTGCGTGGCAATAGTATAGTCTtgccttcttcaatatttcaggATTTACCTAATTTAGAAGTTCTTGAGTTAGGTAGTAATGGGATAACTTCGTTACCGCCAGATATATTTCGTGGGCTGACACGATTAAAGCTCCTgaatatatggcaaaataaacTTGGGGAGACCAATTTATCACGGACCCATTTTTTGGGTCTCACTGCTCTGAACTCCCTTGACCTTAATAGCAATGGAATAAAGATGCTCAGCCCTGGCATTTTTCACGATCTTAGAGCTTTGAAAAATCTGAATCTGAATTCTAATAACTTGTCTAGTATTCCAGCTGATTTATTCATCAACAATGTAAATCTTACAAAGTTAAGATTGAATGACAACAGAGTGCCAATCCGTACTTTGCCCCTTGATTTGTTTTCTAATCTGACAAAGCTGAAGGAACTATCTTTAGAAAGTTGTGGCCTGGAATGGCTGTTAAAGGGTTTTTTAAAAGGATTAGTGGATTTGGTTTCTGTATCATTCCATAACAACAAACTTAGATCTCTTCCTGAAACTATGTTCTCTGGTTTAAGTAACTTAAAAACCATCAATCTGAGCAATAACTTGTTGTCTCTTGTCCCTGAGTCTTTATTTGAAGGACTTAAAGCCCTGAAAAGTCTTCATTTGGAGAGGAATAGGCTGGAGATGTTACCAGAGAAACTTCTGAATGATTTGTCATCTCTGGAAGAATTAGATTTGAGcgataattatttaaaagatatCCCTAGGAGCATGTTCTCTCATGTCGTGAAGCTTCGCAAGTTATATTTATCTCATAATCAGCTATCATTTCCAGATCCTCTTGGAGGGCCCTCATGGCCAAATTCACCATTTCATTATTGTACAGAATTGAAAGTTCTGGAAATAGCTAACAATTCActgcaagtgattttttctgaTTGGCAGCATGTCATAACAGACCTTAATACTTTAAATCTGAGTAATAACTCTATCCAAACTATTGCTGCAAATGATTTGCAATTTACCTCCAACAATATTCATGTTGATTTGAGCAACAACAATATTTCCCTGATTGATTTTAAAGCAGCAGAAACTCTTGCTAGGGCACAGGAACAGCCAAAATTATCCAAGAAAAATGTAGTTGTTATTTTGGACAATAACCCGCTTAATTGTGATTGCAAAGTGTATGACCTTCTAAGGTATGTTGAAGGGAGGATGGCTCCTCAAGTGAATTTGTTATTTAATGTGAAAACTGACAATCTATACTGTGCTTCACCTCAAAATATTATGGGCAAACCTGTGAGAAGCTTAAGTTCCTCTAACTTAACGTGTGATTCAGACCTTCCCCAGTTGACTGAATTGGATGAGGAGATGCTCGTGTCTATTTGGAATGACACTGAGCAAGCTCTCAAGGTGACGGGGAGCAAGTGTCCAAGGCGATGCTATTGTCTTGATCGTCCTGAAGATCATTCTCTTGTAGTGAACTGTAGTGGCTCTAATTTGACTTCATTGCCGGTAGCCTTACCAGTTGTGAGTTGGAGTAATTACACTGAACTGCATGCAGAAGGTTTGGGGCTGCAAAAGTTGTGGGCTCCATGGTCCTTACCCATTGGCTATGATAGGGTGAGAGTGCTACGGCTTGGCAGGAATAGTCTGACGCACCTTGACGTCATGTCCCTACCTCCTCATTTGGACATTCTGGAGCTTCATCAGAATAATTTTACCCATCTGGGTAAAGATGTGATTGCTGCTGTGAGCAACTCAAGCCAAATAGCTCTTCATGACAACCCTTGGTCATGTGACTGTGAAGCGATGGACCTTTTGAACTTTGTCCAGGAGCACTTTAAGCAGGTAAAACTATCACCCTaattggagttttttttatatttccccaaACTCTTTTTTGTAATGGTTATCACATTAGAATTATTAGTGCATGTTGAATTTTATGGTGTAAATGTATTAAATTGACcatatcaaaatataatatttaaaatttctgaattaTATTAATATGGTGATACTAAGACAACATTTTTAGAATTCTTGTGATGATATAAACTTTGTTCTTATTGTTATCAAAATTAAGCAAAAAGGTCCTCATTTCTTTTAAATACCGTTTCAAATTCGGTTGGACACTTTTCATatctgggtcattccatgtcaaatcaaccaatattttgaccaaatgacacccaccgactcggattttcatgaaacttgccatggtaaTACCTCCTGGTATAACTAgagattgtgtacaattttagcctccaattgtcaattgttaatgaaatatgagcaattgaaatttgggcgtgaccccttaATGGGAATACAGACTCACGGTTCAGTTTAAAGTactcattaatgtatgagcaaagatcctgatgaaaaaagtCGTGAGTCCATTGtcccttttagtaaaaaaatatactcattcatggtcacgggaaaaaaattgctctttttcaaggcacatggATATTActcaatttagaggagatataagcttatactcataattaaacaatattggagcatgcattatatcactatagcgtatgctactggctctaagagtaggaaacacataagtaATTATGTGAATGTATTCGCCaacgtactgctaatttcgtgctttcAGAACTATTCCTACTAAGCTATCTCTTCCATGGGTAATGGGTAACTAAATATTTCCCTActatggtataaaatgtaaaggcagaagagagccatcagaaagttttctccaatttcagtctaagtgaagttaattaatttgccttagtgatatcctggttgaatttcagactaaaTAACTCATGTTTGTGTGACTGATAGCCAGGCTTACATTTGCACATCTCATTCATATTGAGGTCTGTCTTGCCATGTCAGAGATAGCATTATGCAGTGTTGGCAAAGAACTCAGttctgaatttcacaaaaagagctacacaaacacagcccaaactttttatttcaaagaactaCCAGAAGTGGACAGAGATTTAATTGCCCTGCagtgcaatattcctatttcatctcTGTTGACtgtgtgctctcatcatcttcattgctactCAAAGAAATACGAGTGTTATCAGCTTAAATGCTGTACCCGTTTGCCATTCATAAAGGTCCTGTGAGGAAATTTCTTAGGACCATACCTCTAAAAAAGAGTAAGTCTGTGAGAGCAGCGGGCatcctggtgaagcctggagGGAAATTTTGCTGTAGGTGTGACAAGAGCATTaccaaaatttgtaaaagtgaagtTGTTTCCAATGGCATTGACGAAAGCAATAAAGAACTTACATCAGTTAAGTCTTTGGtggaaagtgatagaaaataagaagaagcaaactgcagcttggaggctttagactgctctcctttgaaattaaattttttgccttCTCACAGTAGACACTCgtatggaaaaggaaagataacacaggctaagcatcaccttgtttctaaagtgtctggtgcattgaaattagtgaatccatccctggaaaatctaagtagcaatgaagatgggagtgacagtcaactcatcaagCGAAAGGCAGCCAACTTGGATGACCTGCtgactaaaattaagaataaattgccAACAGATAGCTGGGAGGGTAAAATTCAAATGTtgaccctggcccctttatctTGGTCTAGGAAAAGGATTATGAGTGAATTTCATGCTTCAGACTACACTGTGAGACAGGCAAAAAAGTTACTTGATGAGAAGGGAATTCATGCTATGCCATCACCATGTGCTGGGAAACCGCGTCTAAACTCCACAGAAGAGCTGGAGAAAATTTTTTACCAGCCTGACAAGAATCCTAGACAGATTCCTGGAGTCAAAGATAAAGTCAGTGTGAGTAAGAATGAGTAGGTATATGGAGAAGAGGTTGATTTTATATAACCTCAAGAAACTTTAAGTGCTCTTCAAAGAGcaatatccacaagaaaaaattgggttctccagattttgttcacttcagccaaaatggtgtgtgatggctggtgcttctaggattcattcagtttgtgtttgtgtcatacatcaaaatgtgaaacAGCTAATGAGTGCAATTGGATGATTGCAATTGAAGGAAACATATAAAGAGTTGATGGATATCATAATTTGTGACAAAAACAATGCAGATTGTATGCTCAGAAAACGTTTTTACTGTCCAGATCCTTCCAGGCTTAAGGACACCATCATTTCTAACTTATGTGAATATGACCCTTCTGATACAGTGAAATATGGGCAGTGGGTTTCCACTGATAGAACAGAACGTCAGTTGTTTACATCATCCACTGATGAACTCTTGGACATTCcatgcctcaaaatgaataaactgataccACATTATTACGTCACGAAAGAGCAATCCTCGTTTTTCAAAGTAAGCAAAGAACAgcgttcccactcaaccgtgaataagccgtgaattccgtctaccgtgaaaaaacctggaagtagccgtgaatttcatcataaaaccttaaaagtcactcaaacttatagaaaaagaactacaattgacagatcaaaagagaaaaaaagatatttcaatcaattttcaagGCCGATCCAcatacagacactgtccacacatttatctccacacgtatattcgaagcgcaattattggtccttgtgccatgatgacacattgatcgtgaggctgtgattggaagaccggcaaacaaagtgttcattaactctggcgaaaaatcagacattTCTTTACTTTCCCACCTCagtgctccctccattttgccactcacaaccttaagcttcacctaaattttgatatcgataggtgacgtcatgagaaatagcactttcattgctacgtttgaatgCACGGCGCCTgccgcggttgataaatttttagttaacgtgcgggcgttgattgttacgtcatcaatatttctgcataaaatggcttatcaacataccgtgaatttgacgatatttagaccgtgaaaacctggaaaaaaccgtgaattttataatttagttagagtgggaaccctgaaagaAACCCTCAGTCATGAAAAGGCAGTTATCGTAATGGATTTTagtgaaaacttttcatttttaattcaggatgaaGTTCAAAGCTATCACTGGACCAATCTATCATGCACCCTTGCTTGATTTGCCAGAAGAAAGATGGTACTCTCACtacctcatctcattgtttcatatctgatgaccttaacCATGATGTGGCCTTTGTTATGGAAGTGCGACGTCacctgatagaatttttaaagagaacttTGCCTCCAAGAGGTTCAGTACTACACAGATCGATGTGCTGGGCAGTATAAAAACTGcaagtcttttataaatttttgccatcattataatgactatggaatgaatgcaacccAGTCTTTTTTTCCACAAGCCATGGAAAGTCCCCTTGTgatggatataataataatattttttatttgtccaaagaTCTGTTGGATTGTACACAATATACAAATATAGGACAcgccaataaataaaaattaaattggaatatataaattatatgttaCAAATACAGAAGATCATTAAccgaataaaatagattttttttcagaaacttcaGAAGTTTCTTCTTGAAGACCGAGGTCCTACTCTCATTATTCACCTATGGATAGGTGGTGCCATTAAACGAATGGCACAGCTAATAACAAACAGCATCAGGATGTGTGAATTTTGTAGTGATAATATGAAAAACGTCAACATCCATTACAGGGTCATTCCAcatcaaatcaaccaatattttgaccaaatgacacccaccgactcggattttcatgaaacttaccatggtcatacattttggtatgattagaaattgtgtgcaattttagcctccaattgtcatttgttaatgaaatatgagcaattgaaatttgggtgtgacccctaaagtgccgcaacgtgcaacacatgctgatttctattttcatccataactccattcctgtgagatgaaaaggcatgattctttttctaatgctaagtggtccataatgatcccaccattatcattagatattcactgcatgaagtaattcagctgcaaaaaaataaagtttacaaaaaattctcccttgcactatttttcattatcagcatccacagggaaaggccatgcgagtacagactcctggtttagtttaaagtaatcactaatgtatgagcaaagatcctgatgaaaaaaaatcgtgagtccggcgctgcttttagtaaaaaaaatactcgttcatgttcacgggaaaaaaatggctctttttcaaggcacctagaaattacacaatttggaGGAAATATAAGCTCAATCATTAAACAACTATCATGATTATacaatattggatcatgcattaTCTCAATATATTGTATGCTACTGGTTCTTAGTGtaggaaacacaaaggcaatcatgtgaatgtactcccccacttactgctaatttcgtgctatcagaactattcgagcagagggagttttaataaaaaaactgcatgatccattGTACTCTATTACATTCTACATACCTTTTAATCTGTGTCCAaagaccaaatacatttcatatccagatgtatttacatcacaggaatgtacattatctaatgtcaaagggaaccgtcatcaaatcattGGAATTGAGAAATTCCTCAGGTACTTCAtcctaatgcttattttcaatgtttcatttagtcactctatatcattggaaatttaggcaaaaagagtaaaagtaaattaatgaccttaccaattgatttgaaagtgagccttctctttttaactggctgtCCACATTCTAATATGTCTCattgtttttcacaaagtctaaatatttttttcttatgttgTACACTTCCTCCTtcaagaagtagtatgacctccTAGAGCTAGTGGTAGCATGAGAATTAAGCACACAATAGGTGCCCTTGTGGCACACGACAAACATcatatctctctggccaagagaatgaaggtgagggccctttaggtgtcatgaatttaactgaaatatcaccatcTTCGTGGTTGAAAGCTTTCATTGCTCCAATGTACCACGGCTTGCTATAAATACACACTGCATatgaaccaacagccaaattatctaggaaatccactgtttcagaacaaaaatcaaatataatgctgtactgatcatccaggccagtgaactttgcagcgacttttctatctgataaaggcacaaaatgatggaaatttcttgttcctggaattgtttttgccttggtggatctttcaagaagtttactacGTGACCAAGCCACATCCCTAAACTTAATGTaatggattttgatgtttttcatattatctctacAGAATTCATGCATCCCGGTGTtgtttgttatttgctgtgccaTTCGTTTAATGGTACCACCTATACCATCACCAGAGGACTCTCCATGGCTTGTGGAAAAATAGACTgggttgcattcattccatagtcattataataatggcacaaatttataaaagatttgcagtttttatattgcccagcatatccatctgtgaagtactgaacccagggatgtgatccggtacgaaactttacgtttagtgcccggtccgaaaaggcacgaaacgatttcgtgccttttcggaccgggcactaaacgatccgattcatttcggaccaggctggcacgaaacttttcacttttaaaattttaggatcccatacactttattttccgcctcgtatagtttcgtgccgggtggcacgaaattatccgaaaaagtggttaaagtGCCAGACCGCGTGTATGTGCCGCGCGGGGTTTAAGAAAGGGACCGATGCggacacaaaagaccagcttagTGGATGCCCTTCTAGCCCAGGCCCATCCTCGAACTGAAcgacccttttctatcccctctGCGCGGTCATCCACTGCTATTTGCGTTGtttgttccaaaaatatattcgtagcttaccttatatttctgaagttagaaatgaattcttcatttttcgctcatcacatggaaatttcaatcggagttctagcgttaaTTTCAACGGAGTTCATTTCAGTTGCAAATCATCctatatggaatagaaatattctaaatccgtcaatatgatcgttagaacttcgcttaaaatttcttcacgctcAGAAAAACCCAGGGAATTCATCTTACATTAAATAATCGATGGGAACAGCAAATACATGATTCTATAAAACACGGCTATTTCAGTCAGTTGACCGTGACTAGCACTGTGAAGCAGTCTTTTAATCCTTCGAGGGTCTGGGACTGGGGCAGAGGAGAAGGATCGGCGCGGCGCCCCGCTGAGTTGCGTCCCTGTCTTAGGGCAGTTGAGAAGCTTTGCTTTCCTTCGACGCGAGAGTGCTCGTTACAGAGGAGTACAAAAGATTTTCAAGGAACTCATAATGCCGGAACCTCCATGGGGCTCCGGCGCGAAAGTGTtaacaaataatcccaaattttaatttgttctgaaaacattattataataaatatcaatataatttaatcttCTTTTATAATATACATGCTATATTTCAACCATGGATGTCTACTACCGTGTGAGACGATTcagtccattaattttttttatttaaagaaaataaaaaatgcttttatcGCAGATAGAATCCAtaaacgttaattttttcccGTTAATTTACCCGATTTCCGAGCTAATTTTCTATGAGCGCTCACTATGTCACTAAGGCACTGTAATATCAGgattgatttttcattatgtaaactATTAATTAGTGCTCTGTCAAACGGTTAGAAGAACTTTCATTAAAGGTGTCAACAATAATGACATCACGCTTTTTGATAGTTCACGATCCGCTTTCGTACGACACAACAGCATCCCAGTTTAAGTTTTCGTCACCTCATAATATTTAACTGGGAAAGCAAAAGAATAActttttgcatataattttttgatgtaactATTATGAGAGATGACATCAAGATCGGGATACTTTCTTCAAGAAAGGGTGAAAGAGAAGAGTTATTTTTCGTCATCAATTTGTTGGTAACTTGTCTACAACAATAAAACTGTTTgcaatttccacagtatttatttaccatACAATGCATTTCAACTCCGAGAACAACTCTCGGAAATTTACTGTACAAAAATACAGACATATTCCCACCTTCTCCGATGGGGTGTTTACTAAGTgaaatgctcaaatttatgaTCTACTTAGGACAGGTAAGAAGAAATGTGACcacctgaataaaataattagagtaGGTATAACAGCTGCTGGCAAtcacaaaatgattcatttctccCTGCGAAATACCTGATAAACTCGTAGCATACAtgtgaatttgcaaaggagtgcagTGCAAAGTCACATTCAGAGTTTGCATTAGAGGTAATTCAAAAATTGTCCATTTTCAATTCTcatacttggtttatttttcgccttctcctatctgtagccgctcacttctcgcgttggaaaccccaacccccttccaccttattttatccttcccttgcgcttctcgtctctcctttaaccccttggatattccgtctcattatccccagacgccacagaaccctgaccacttcaattacctctttaactatgtcttcacccgatgcccaaaccttctcaaacaatgcaaaatgcaaaaaaataccaaaaatgccAAACCTTCTAAAACAACTCCTTGAACCTTTCTTTatgagtggacaaccccagcatttgccgtataatccctcaatagagtCCCGAAAACTGACGTTCTCCCGCCCCGTCCCTTTTTCTCCCGCGGGGAATTCCCCAGATTGccacctcatttgagtggccaatgacctttccttctctttccctccattccgtctttcctaaaatttttataggcaaatgttcttcctctccagcccctctccgcctttgagtgagtgagatgtaagatccgaaactatattgcactatatggcacgaaactatggtgccttttcggatcggcacttttttccgtaaagtgccatttcgggcttgaggaggtttcgtgccatcgcatttcgtgcaatttcggtttagtgccttttcggtttcgtgccttttcggtttagtgccttaaagtggcagcggtccgaaactattgaaatttcgtgctttaaagtgctttttcgtatcggatcacatccctgacTGAACCTCTTGGATCATAGGTGAAgttctctttaaaatttttatcaggtGACGTTGCACCTCCATAACCAAGGTTACATTATAgttaaggtcatcagatatgaaacaataAGATGAGGTAGTGAGTGCACCATCTTTCTTCTGGTAAATCAAGCAAGGGTGTATGATGCATGATAGATTGGtccattgatatttttgaacttcaacctgaattaaaaatgaaaatttttcactaaattccATTACGATAACTGCCTTATCATGACTGAgggtttcttttcttattttaaaaaacgagGATTGTTCTTAGGTGACGTAATAATGTggtatcagtttattcattttgaggcatagaatgtccaagagttcatcaatggatgatatatacaactgaagttctgttctatacgtggaaacccactgcctatatttcagtgtatcagaagggtcatattcacaaaatttagaaatgatgatatactttagcctggaaggatctggacagtaaaaacattttctgagcatacaatctgcattgtttttgtcacagatgatGATAGCAATCAACTTCTTATGCttccttcaattgcaaggcaTTAATTGgcagtttcacattttgatgtatgacacaaacacaaactgaatgaatcctagaagcaccagccatcacacaccattttggctgaagtgaacaaaatctggagaacccaattttttcttgtggatattgCTCTTTGAAGAGCACTTAAAGTTTCTTGAGGTTATATAAAATCAACCTCTTCTCCATATACCTACTCATTCTTACTCACACTGACTTTATCTTTGACTCCAGGAATCTGTCTAGGATTCTTGTCAGGCTGGTAAAAAATTTTCTCCAGCTCTTCTGTGGAGTTTAGACGCGGTTTCCCAGCACATGGTGATGGCATAGCATGAATTCCCTTCTCATCAAGTAACTTTTTTGACTGTCTCACAGTGTAgtctgaaacatgaaattcacttataatccttttcctagaccaagataaaggggccagggtcaGCATTTGAATTTTACCCTGCCAACTAACTGTTGGCAATTAGTCTTAATTTTAGTCAGCAGGCCATCCAAGTTGGCTGCCTTTCGcttgatgagttgactgtcactcccatcttcattgctacttatattttccagggatggattcactaatttcaatgcaccagacaCTTTAGAAACAAGGTAATGCTTAGCctgtgttatctttccttttcaATGTGTCTActgtgagaagacaaagaatgtaatttcaaaggagagcagtctaaagcctccaagctGCAGTTGGCTTCTTCatattttctatcactttccaACACAGTCTTAACTGATGTAAGTTCTCTCTCGCTTTCCTCACTGCCATTGGAAACAACTTCACTTtcacaaattttggaaatcctcttgtcacacctacagcaaaatttttctccaggcttcaccaggatGCCCGCTGCTCTCATAGACTTTTTTTAGAGGTATGGTCCTCACAGGACCTTTATGTATGGCAAAAAGGGTACACCATTTAAGCTGATAACACTGGCATTTCTTTAAGTAGAAAGAAGACGATGAGAGCACACAAgtcaatataatctgaggtttcaggagagatggagtggaaacgtgacataatgaagaaggagcaatttccacaattttaaatttattggtactaccggtttcgctttacagcatcatcagttaCCTGATAGGTAGCTGatgcatgatccaatat comes from Ischnura elegans chromosome X, ioIscEleg1.1, whole genome shotgun sequence and encodes:
- the LOC124170495 gene encoding protein toll-like — its product is MTMFRERHSNVMKAKALTWAIFVILLFGHCLGDISSWKKRNEERSKHSVGDSCSHSRRDDGSYEVECFRQGRSEKKQDESFITSSSQVVRAQVSPGRHAKIQCSDLTHWEDLDLIAGLDIGNCPTVQFYLCPLPASSESTGKRSFKEFFDVIGAKNVTDLEFQSYLMLNDTLTAKHLEGLIGLRNLYLRDNGLTKLPGNLFSGAPDLKWIDLRGNSIVLPSSIFQDLPNLEVLELGSNGITSLPPDIFRGLTRLKLLNIWQNKLGETNLSRTHFLGLTALNSLDLNSNGIKMLSPGIFHDLRALKNLNLNSNNLSSIPADLFINNVNLTKLRLNDNRVPIRTLPLDLFSNLTKLKELSLESCGLEWLLKGFLKGLVDLVSVSFHNNKLRSLPETMFSGLSNLKTINLSNNLLSLVPESLFEGLKALKSLHLERNRLEMLPEKLLNDLSSLEELDLSDNYLKDIPRSMFSHVVKLRKLYLSHNQLSFPDPLGGPSWPNSPFHYCTELKVLEIANNSLQVIFSDWQHVITDLNTLNLSNNSIQTIAANDLQFTSNNIHVDLSNNNISLIDFKAAETLARAQEQPKLSKKNVVVILDNNPLNCDCKVYDLLRYVEGRMAPQVNLLFNVKTDNLYCASPQNIMGKPVRSLSSSNLTCDSDLPQLTELDEEMLVSIWNDTEQALKVTGSKCPRRCYCLDRPEDHSLVVNCSGSNLTSLPVALPVVSWSNYTELHAEGLGLQKLWAPWSLPIGYDRVRVLRLGRNSLTHLDVMSLPPHLDILELHQNNFTHLGKDVIAAVSNSSQIALHDNPWSCDCEAMDLLNFVQEHFKQVTVLSNVTCGSGSHYAKPFSQLTVNDICPLPTAIIVAACTSLAVIGIVFGTLAALYYRHQHVIKVWLFSHNLCLWLITEDELDKDKQYDAFISYSHQDEDFVVNELVPGLEGGRVSGGKSTTGENACSRESSPDEKKDIASYKLCLHFRDWVAGEWIPAQIARSVDSSCRTIVVLSPAFLESVWGQMEFRAAHCRALSEGRTRVIVILYGDVPPTESLDPELRAYLTTNTYVKWGDPWFWQKLRYAMPHFPRKPYKKVPSSASVLEMNMKNLHNGNGQCKPFEVIPTNHVPTDDSTTIVT